The nucleotide window GCCTTATTACTGTGAGCTGACGCCGTATGAGTTTCGCCTGCACGTGGAGGGAGACGAGCAGAGTTGTGCGGAGAGCTGTTCCCTGTTGCGTTGTGAGTCAGTCGGCCCTGCACACAGTGATGGTCGCTTTGACCTTCAGTTTCCCAATAAAAGATTGTACCTGAGGGCACCATCTAAAGACGAGGCCCAAGACTGGGTGGACAGAATACAGGAAGCTGTGCAAACGTTTCGACCAAAGCAAGATGACTGTTGGGAGATTTTACATTGTCCGGACTCCCCTCCAAGTCCTGTGCTTCCCGGGGAGAGTATGTCCTCCGACCAGGGGCTTGATTGGACTCTTCAAGTGGAAGTGGAGCCCGATGCTTTAAGAGAGTCCGTTCTGTTCATGAAGATCCACAAATCGTGGACAAGGTTCATCTTCTCGTTGTCAGAGCGAGCACTGAAATGTTTCCTACCCCGAAGCAGTGAGAAGGCGCTGGACAATATCTACACGGCGGAGATGGTGAAGGACATTCTGCCGGACTCCAGCCTCGGAAGTCCCTCCTGCTTTCGGTTGGTGACCACTAAGGGCTCCTTGCAGTTGCAGGCGGAGAACGCAGCTGAAGCCAAAGCCTGGAGAGAGCTTGTCCGAGCCGTGTTCCTGGAATTGGAAGATGATTCTGTGCTGCTTCTGAGGGCTGCGAGCATCCAGCTAAAACCTCACATCAGGGATCACCTGCTCTTCCAGTACCTCCTGCATATTCCCACCGAGCGGGGGCTGGACACGCAGAAGTTTAAGTGTGCAGGTGGGTGGGGGCAGGGCGGGCTGTCGCGGCCTCCACCTCTCGGTCTGGGTGTTACATGCCTCCTCTCGTtgcaggctgccataaacagatTGGATTTCACTTTGGGAAGGCCAAGTTGTGTTCATTCTCCGGTTTGTATTATTGTGACTTGTGTCATCAGGATGAAGTGTCCATTATCCCCTCCAGGATTGTGCATAACTGGGATCTGCTGGAGCGCGCGGTGAGTACTGGAGGTGTCCGTCTCATTCTCCGTATTACAGCAGCACCGGGGCTGTCCTCTGCTCGCCCTCTGCTCGCCCTCTGCTCGTCCGGACTCCTGACTGTTTCTTGTACATGTAATGAGCCCCTTTCTCTCCTCTCTGCAGGTGTCCAGACCAGCTCTAAACTTCCTGAACATGGTGCGGGCTGAGCCCATCTTTAACCTCAGGTGCTTAAATGAGCGACTTTACCGGCACACGCAGACCATGTGTGAGATCAGCCATAGCCGGGAGAAGCTGCGGCTGCTGGGGGAGTACCTGATGACGTGTCGCAGCGGAGCGCTGCAGGAGCTCAGCACAAGGTGAACACTAGATGTCACTCCGCCCTGGCAGCGAGTAATGAGGCCCCTCCTTGTGGCGCTGTGCTACGCCCCGGCAGCGAGTAATGAGACCCCTCCTCGTGGTGCTGTGCTCCGCGCTGGCAGCGAGTAATGAGACCCCTCCTCGTGACGCTGTGCTCCGCGCTGCCtctaatgatcttttttttttcatagcctAGACCAGCGCCATTACCTCTTGGACTGTGCTCATAGTTACAGTGTGCAGGACCTTCAGCAGGTGCGTTACCTCTGTACCCGCCACGGCTTGCCCTCCCCGTAGAGGGAGCGTCGTCTGCTCCGGGTGATTGTGAGTGTTTCTTGCAGATCTCTGACGGAGTGTTTGAGGGTTTCCTGCAGTCGGCCCTGCAGTTTGCCAGCAGTCATGTGTACAGGTGTGATGTGTGCAGCCAAAGAGGCTTCATCTGTCAAATCTGCAACCAGGATGACATCATCTACCCCTTCCAGCTAGAGACCACAACAAGGTGAGTGATGAACCGCAGCGTCCCTGTCATCCGCTCCATTCACACAAGACGACTCCTGTGCCGCTGATATTCACCAAACAATTCATGTCCCTGTCGTAAAGCAGAGAATGTGGGGTCTCATATTAGGGACCGGGCGCTCCAGTCCTCTAGTCTAGTGGGGGGAGAAGAGGTCAATCACCTGgatgatccgtatttgcggacattgAATGTGCTGGAGACTTGTTGGCAGCGACGTCGGTGTTCGGGTCTGCGCACCTTTCAGCGTTCTGAGTATTGCCGTCCCGTTTCCTCATGAACCTCTAAAGGGGGCACAACCATCATCTGTTTTGGCCATCAGTGTTTCTTTTTTGACTCCTGGACCTCCGCTGATTATATATACTGATCAATGATCGGTCTGCACCACCGACACACCCCTGACAGAGGTCCGGTGACCACAGCGAGCCCGCTGAGCAGGGGCCAAAAACCCTAAAAGAGAAGATCACCTCTAACATCTGACAGATGAAGCAGAAGACTGTCATCATCCTCGTCATCATCCTCGTCATCATCCTCGTCATCATCCTCGTCATCATCCTCGTCATCATCCTCGTCATCATCCTCGTCAGAGCTCCAACAGATGAAAACGATAGGATGTCCCCCATGAGAGCAGCGGTGGCGCTGACCCCTAGAAGCAGGTAAGAGTGGAGGTCATAATTGGCCATTCTCAATCCCTCCACCTTGGTCCTTTTCTGTCCATCCAGGATGCAGCTTCCAGGAGGAGGTTTTTAGGATTCTGGACTGTTTTGCACTAAGGCCCCCCCCAGATCTCGACAGTGATTCAAGAGGAGATTTATACAGGCTGAAGATAAGGGGCCGCCATTCTGTTCCTgccgcttgtgtgcagctgctgcaGTGAATTCTCAGCTTGAGCTGTTCAGGTTTCTGGACTGGATCATCAAGTCGATCTctttagtaaaataaaaatatccttTTGGGAAACGGGAGCTGATAGTTTTGACCCGATATTCTCGTTATTCCAGAAGACAGAAGCCGCTGGCCCCACGTCTGGccggatgaggaggatgatgatgatgatgatgtactCGTGCGTCTCCCCGTATTGCTGGGGTGTTCTTATCATAGGGCGCAAATCACAAGATTATGAAAGGACCGGGAATGCAGGGGTCCCCTTATTGGCTTGGAAAGCGTTGGGTCACACGGCTCAGGGACGACCTGCTGTCCTAGGCTGATGACTCCTCAGAATCTGACGGCTGCCCCTGGAAGCAGAGACTTCCTGACAGCAGTAAAGGTCTGAAGAAGCGGTGGCAGCCGCAAGAAAGGTGCAAATCTCAGCGctccgccgtttaccatgtgaaaGTCATACAATCATCTTGGATAAAAAAAAGGCGACAAACCTCCCTTCAATATCAGACACCCCCATAGAAGTAACGTGATCTCCCCTAGATCAGATCTCCTCAATCTATGATGAACAGAACCCCCACTAAGCCCCTGCTCTGTGCCTCAGCAGAGCAACCAATGCATGATCTCTCCACAGGCAACGAGCAGTGGGTATAAGCggcgtgtgatgtcctgtactgcagggagaggagagTAGGGAGTAGTGGAGATAAGCGGCATGTGAGGTCTTGTAATACAGGGAGAGGAGTGGGGAGTGGTGGAGATAAGCggcgtgtgatgtcctgtacactACGGAGCGGAGAGATAACTACGTGTTCGTCACACAATCACAGATTAACAGCTGGAGCATGGTCGAGGGGCTACATGTAAGACTGACAGACACGTCTCTGCTGCAGACCACACGTTAGTAAGTGATTAGTCTTAATGAAGTTAAACCATCGACACTCTAACCCCATTTATGCTGCGGTTAATGGTGCGTGTTTCCTGCCCCTCTGGCAGCAGCTCAGCCTCTTCTTTTCTTTCCTAGGTGTGGTGACTGTAAAGCCGTCTTTCATAAACCCTGCAAAACCTCTGCTACCCTGTGCCCACGATGTGAGAGGCGGAGGAAGTTCCAGGAGCAGCGGGTAAGGATGTGAATGGAGCCACGAGCCACGTCCACAGAGCCGGACCATCTCCTGTTTGTCactttattcttgtacataatcCCACGAACTCCCTGACATTTGTGGCTGGAGCTGAGGCCTCGTACACGGAGCGCGTGCTGCGGTCAAAGATGGAAGTGCTCGTCTCCCATAGTCTCTATTCTGCCATGCCGTTTTCCTATTCGCAGGGTAATTGTTGCCAGGAGACACCCTGCCGGGCTGGAGGAGCACTCCCATCAGGCACCCTGCTCCCCGCAGAGTTCCTTCTCTGGTTTAAAGGTATTTTTGTATCATTGGGTATTTTTGTACTGGAAGCGTCTGATCTCGTGCCTTCTCCTCCAGGGGCAGATAACGTGTCTATAGGAGCGGATCGCGGATCTATCTCGCTCATGACACTATATGTatgctttatttttttctaatgactggtggttttgggtacttaTATTTTATTGCCATATTTCTGATGTTTTAGAAGTTACACAGATGAGGCCTATCACGCAGGCTTCCCCCGGGGCAATGTGaccttttagatttttccataatGACTGACGAAAAGTGGGATTCTGGCGACACCGTAAATATGTGATCGGAAGCTGCTGCTGTGTGTAGAAGATCAGGGCAGTGCGGCTCGTACACCCGGGACTAGTGTCCTCCTCCCATCGGGTCAGTGCGGCTCGTACACCCGGGACTAGTGTCCTCCTCCCATCGGGGCAGTGCGGCTCGTACACCCGGGACTAGTGTCCTCCTCCCATCGGGGCAGTGCGGCTCGTACACCCAGGACTAGTGTCCTCCTCCCATCGGGGCAGTGCGGCTCGTACACCCGGGACTAGTGTCCTCCCATCGGGGCAGTGCGGCTCGTACACCCGGGACTAGTGTCCTCCTCCCATCGGGGCAGTGCGGCTCGTACACCCGGGACTAGTGTCCTCCTCCCATCGGGGCAGCGCGGCTCGTACACCCGGGACTACTGTCCTCCACCCGTCGGGGCAGCGCGGCTCGTACACCCGGGACTAGTGTCCTCCTCCCATCGGGGCAGTGCGGCTCGTACACCCGGGACTAGTGTCCTCCTCCCATCGGGGCAGTGCGGCTCGTACACCCGGGACTAGTGTCCTCCCATCGGGGCAGTGCGGCTCGTACACCCGGGACTAGTGTCCTCCTCCCATCGGGGCAGTGCGGCTCGTACACCCAGGACTAGTGTCCTCCTCCCATCGGGGCAGTGCGGCTCGTACACCCGGGACTAGTGTCGTCCTCCCATCGGGGCAGTGCGGCTCGTACACCCGGGACTAGTGTCCTCCCATCGGGGCAGTGCGGCTCGTACACCCGGGACTAGTGTCGTCCTCCCATCGGGGCAGTGCGGCTCGTACACCCGGGACTAGTGTCCTCCTCCCATCGGGGCAGTGCGGCTCGTACACCCGGGACTAGTGTCCTCCTCCCATCGGGGCAGCGCGGCTCGTACACCCGGGACTAGTGTCCTCCTCCCATCGGGGCAGTGCGGCTCGTACACCCGGGACTAGTGTCCTCCTCCCATCGGGGCAGTGCGGCTCGTACACCCGGGACTAGTGTCCTCCTCCCATCAGGGGCAGTGCGGCTCGTACACCCGGGTCTAGTGTCCTCCTCCCATCTGGGCAGTGCGGCTCGTACACCCAGGACTTGTCCTCCTCCCATCGGGGCAGTGCGGCTCGTACACCCGGGACTAGTGTCCTCCACCCGTCGGGGCAGCGCGGCTCGTACACCCGGGACTAGTGTCCTCCTCCCATCGGGGCAGCGCGGCTCGTACACCCGGGACTAGTGTCCTCCTCCCATCGGGGCAGTGCGGCTCGTACACCCGGGACTAGTGTCCTCCTCCCATCGGGGCAGTGCGGCTCGTACACCCAGGACTAGTGTCCTCCTCCCATCGGGGCAGTGCGGCTCGTACACCCGGGTCTAGTGTCCTCCTCCCATCTGGGCAGTGTGGCTCGTACACCCAGGACTTGTCCTCCTCCCATCGGGGCAGTGCGGCTCGTACACCCGGGACTAGTGTCCTCCCATCGGGGCAGTGCGGCTCGTACACCCGGGACTAGTGTCCTCCTCCCATCGGGGCAGTGCGGCTCGTACACCCGGGACTAGTGCCCTCCTCCCATCGGGGCAGTGCGGCTCGTACACCCGGGACTAGTGCCCTCCTCCCATCGGGGCAGTGCGGCTCGTACACCCGGGACTAGTGCCCTCCTCCCATCGGGGCAGTGCGGCTCGTACACCCGGGACTAGTGCCCTCCACCCGTCGGGGCAGTGCGGCTCGTACACCCGGGACTAGTGTCCTCCACCCGTCGGGGCAGTGCGGCTCGTACACCCGGGACTAGTGTCTTCCACCCGTCGGGGCAGTGTGACTCGTACACCCGGGACTAGTGTCGTCCTCCCATCGGGGCAGTGCGGCTCGTACACCCGGGACTAGTGTCGTCCTCCCATCGGGGCAGTGTGGCTCGTACACCCGGGACTAGTGTCCTCCTCCCATCGGGGCAGTGCGGCTCGTACACCCGGGACTAGTGTCCTCCTCCCATCGGGGCAGTGCGGCTCGTACACCCGGGACTAGTGTCCTCCTCCCATCGGGGCAGCGCGGCTCGTACACCCGGGACTAGTGTCCTCCCATCGGGGCAGTGCGGCTCGTACACCCGGGACTAGTGTCTTCCACCCGTCGGGGCAGTGTGACTCGTACACCCGGGACTAGTGTCGTCCTCCCATCGGGGCAGTGCGGCTCGTACACCCGGGACTAGTGTCGTCCTCCCATCGGGGCAGTGTGGCTCGTACACCCGGGACTAGTGTCCTCCTCCCATCGGGGCAGTGCGGCTCGTACACCCGGGACTAGTGTCCTCCTCCCATCGGGGCAGTGCGGCTCGTACACCCGGGACTAGTGTCCTCCTCCCATCGGGGCAGCGCGGCTCGTACACCCGGGACTAGTTTCCTCCTCCCATCGGGG belongs to Rhinoderma darwinii isolate aRhiDar2 chromosome 8, aRhiDar2.hap1, whole genome shotgun sequence and includes:
- the PLEKHM1 gene encoding pleckstrin homology domain-containing family M member 1 produces the protein MYSPQTSFLDHRDVKQNITRKLSSSLRALQMRYVTTDDVITSDDDDANGFCVALEAVFIHGLNVKFIRTQTDRRKNKGRGIALPQPAFWPLLKAVSHRDVIAQLEAISYITSDVGRCRSWLRLALNESLMECYFLTLQREKSRLVEFYQPFALLLDAEDCDVVLSYLQGLSSLVFSLSYKSSILNEWTASPLALSGLWPDDAERFVQYEPHRRKSLDSVSQSSGSDDTNNSLISNTKRQLEESSLSLDNSSSSSQLSSSLGSDEQPVNQGPAAPTSPQMSAFPLQLPEDTCDDVGGTYAGMEDTGAEMSDTLCSLKADEKCNEAASATPDRSETRPDNDSSQDHHLTICVLPLSPSTPANSMHAPYVQAPVSNKCPSSEASQTADLPKSQSWISEDDFQRESLCIAVDEYSIGYLALQPPDIARSEPLKPLGAAFNVVHRRQIGLPNPFRGLLMLGSLERKSALGLYKPYYCELTPYEFRLHVEGDEQSCAESCSLLRCESVGPAHSDGRFDLQFPNKRLYLRAPSKDEAQDWVDRIQEAVQTFRPKQDDCWEILHCPDSPPSPVLPGESMSSDQGLDWTLQVEVEPDALRESVLFMKIHKSWTRFIFSLSERALKCFLPRSSEKALDNIYTAEMVKDILPDSSLGSPSCFRLVTTKGSLQLQAENAAEAKAWRELVRAVFLELEDDSVLLLRAASIQLKPHIRDHLLFQYLLHIPTERGLDTQKFKCAGCHKQIGFHFGKAKLCSFSGLYYCDLCHQDEVSIIPSRIVHNWDLLERAVSRPALNFLNMVRAEPIFNLRCLNERLYRHTQTMCEISHSREKLRLLGEYLMTCRSGALQELSTSLDQRHYLLDCAHSYSVQDLQQISDGVFEGFLQSALQFASSHVYRCDVCSQRGFICQICNQDDIIYPFQLETTTRCGDCKAVFHKPCKTSATLCPRCERRRKFQEQRVRM